In Epilithonimonas zeae, a single window of DNA contains:
- a CDS encoding acyltransferase family protein — MKRDLYIDFAKGLATISIIFIHTAFWSGQFYMPVEARVFSLVFDVALFYALSGITSGNNIEKTLYRLLKLQITYMIFVTFLFFLDYFFKVFGLSFFSFDWLKDFYSTFGSKYVPRSISSEPQWQILGNWYLHEYSNCDTFPVVMGSFWYLKVYYILTVLGVLILRFFPKHINWFIGVCVALTLIFNLFPQYYPNGQGGYVAFYMAVFLIGNRMKGKMIPTKMVPVLYGLVAVALAWMFWNYGGDMFYKLNKQKFPPKIPYIIWTLFSLVTLFVFYNRLKITKSNFITNVGQNAIFFYFAQGMSSSLIYFLVVPMKDSLPWYLLVLIIYPLNIFLAFLISKGLKKVDDLGWMVLEFLREKTTSKNP, encoded by the coding sequence ATGAAAAGAGACCTCTATATTGATTTTGCCAAAGGACTGGCAACCATTTCCATTATATTTATCCACACGGCGTTTTGGAGCGGACAGTTTTATATGCCGGTGGAAGCGCGCGTTTTTTCTCTGGTTTTTGATGTAGCGTTGTTTTACGCATTGAGCGGAATCACGTCTGGGAATAATATCGAAAAGACACTTTACAGATTGCTGAAGTTGCAAATTACCTATATGATTTTTGTAACGTTTCTGTTTTTCCTCGATTATTTTTTCAAAGTTTTTGGATTAAGTTTTTTCTCTTTTGATTGGCTCAAAGATTTCTATTCAACATTTGGAAGCAAATATGTTCCGAGAAGTATTTCGTCTGAACCGCAATGGCAGATTTTGGGAAATTGGTATTTGCACGAGTACTCCAACTGTGATACTTTTCCTGTGGTGATGGGAAGTTTTTGGTATTTGAAAGTTTATTATATCCTGACAGTTCTCGGTGTTTTGATTCTGAGATTTTTCCCAAAACACATCAATTGGTTTATTGGTGTTTGTGTGGCTTTAACTTTAATATTCAATTTGTTTCCTCAATATTATCCTAATGGGCAAGGCGGTTATGTTGCATTTTATATGGCTGTATTCCTGATTGGAAACCGAATGAAAGGCAAAATGATTCCAACGAAAATGGTTCCGGTTTTGTACGGATTGGTAGCTGTTGCTTTAGCTTGGATGTTTTGGAATTACGGAGGCGATATGTTCTATAAACTCAACAAACAAAAATTCCCACCGAAGATTCCTTACATTATTTGGACACTATTCTCATTAGTAACTTTATTCGTTTTCTATAACCGATTGAAAATCACTAAATCAAATTTCATTACAAATGTAGGACAAAATGCAATCTTCTTTTATTTTGCTCAAGGGATGAGTTCATCTTTGATTTATTTCCTTGTTGTTCCGATGAAAGATTCTCTGCCTTGGTATCTGTTGGTATTGATTATTTATCCACTGAATATTTTCTTAGCGTTTTTGATTTCCAAAGGTTTGAAAAAAGTAGATGATTTGGGTTGGATGGTGTTGGAATTTTTGAGGGAAAAGACAACTTCGAAAAATCCATAA
- the mutL gene encoding DNA mismatch repair endonuclease MutL, which produces MSDIIQLLPDHVANQIAAGEVVQRPASIVKELLENSVDAGSSKIQLIIRDAGKNLLQVVDNGIGMSETDARLAFERHATSKIRSTEDIFKIATKGFRGEALASIAAVAQVELKTKQKDAPVGTNIYIEGGIFQFQDPIQTVEGSNFSVKNLFYNVPARRKFLKNDNVEFRHIIDEFQRVVLAHENIEFEMFHNDEPVFKLRKGGQMQRIIDVFGRKLQPLLIPIKEDLGWANLQGYVAKPEGAKKVRGEQFFFVNGRYFKSPYLSKAVQEAFDGLLQPGYIPSFFLYLEMDPEKIDVNIHPQKTEVKFEDEALIFALMRSTIKRSLGIYNVAPSLDFERDPKMEAFFSPTPSKSNYSSPMPSSINVDRDFNPFSVEKTTEEERINLAELYQATATAAPSKINLFEDDDLDEDLFRLPNGYWLLNKDGQTYMLDLGRMHRVLMSSHQENLPTKKAGQSLLFSLEYHLNEIEKNKYKSIKKYLPDFGFEMTLAQENVLRIETVPEALKESQVIKFLEKIFEVLEYRTEEDFYKYFEYQWVKLKTKSKFDFIYKTEVEQLVKDFIDLGFPQYTVNGKKCWMEVPFDDFKNKF; this is translated from the coding sequence ATGTCAGATATCATTCAACTTTTACCAGACCATGTTGCCAATCAAATTGCTGCAGGAGAAGTCGTGCAAAGACCAGCTTCTATTGTCAAGGAATTATTGGAGAACTCTGTGGATGCGGGTTCCAGTAAGATTCAGCTCATTATTCGTGATGCGGGGAAAAACTTGCTTCAGGTTGTTGATAACGGAATTGGAATGTCTGAAACTGACGCCAGATTAGCTTTTGAACGTCACGCAACCTCTAAAATCCGTTCGACGGAAGATATTTTTAAAATTGCGACCAAAGGTTTCCGTGGAGAAGCTTTGGCTTCTATTGCTGCAGTTGCTCAGGTAGAACTCAAAACCAAACAGAAAGACGCGCCAGTCGGAACGAATATTTATATTGAAGGCGGAATTTTCCAGTTTCAAGACCCGATTCAAACCGTTGAAGGTTCCAATTTTTCTGTTAAGAATTTGTTTTACAATGTTCCTGCGAGACGCAAATTTTTGAAGAATGACAATGTAGAATTTCGTCATATCATCGATGAATTTCAGAGAGTTGTTTTGGCTCACGAGAATATCGAGTTCGAAATGTTCCATAATGATGAACCTGTCTTCAAACTAAGAAAAGGCGGTCAAATGCAACGCATTATTGATGTTTTCGGGAGAAAGTTGCAACCGCTTTTGATTCCAATCAAGGAAGATTTGGGTTGGGCCAATTTGCAAGGTTATGTTGCAAAACCAGAAGGCGCGAAAAAAGTCCGTGGTGAGCAATTTTTCTTTGTCAATGGAAGGTATTTCAAAAGTCCTTACTTGAGCAAAGCTGTTCAGGAAGCATTTGATGGATTATTACAACCAGGTTATATTCCTTCATTTTTTCTTTATCTGGAAATGGATCCGGAGAAAATAGATGTGAATATACATCCACAAAAAACGGAAGTTAAGTTTGAAGACGAAGCTTTGATATTCGCTTTGATGCGGTCTACCATCAAACGTTCTTTGGGAATTTATAACGTTGCGCCAAGTCTCGATTTCGAAAGAGATCCAAAAATGGAAGCATTTTTTTCCCCGACGCCAAGCAAAAGCAATTACAGTTCGCCAATGCCTTCTTCCATTAATGTGGATAGAGATTTCAATCCATTTTCTGTAGAAAAAACCACGGAAGAAGAAAGGATTAATCTTGCCGAATTATATCAGGCAACAGCCACTGCGGCACCTTCCAAAATCAACCTTTTTGAAGATGATGATTTGGACGAAGATCTTTTCCGATTGCCCAACGGTTATTGGCTTCTGAACAAGGACGGACAAACTTACATGTTGGATTTGGGCAGAATGCATCGTGTGTTGATGTCTTCTCATCAGGAAAATCTGCCGACGAAAAAAGCGGGGCAAAGTTTGTTGTTTTCGTTAGAATATCATCTGAATGAAATCGAAAAAAACAAATACAAATCCATCAAAAAATATTTGCCGGATTTTGGTTTCGAAATGACTTTGGCTCAGGAAAATGTATTGAGAATCGAAACCGTTCCGGAAGCTTTGAAGGAATCTCAGGTTATCAAATTTCTGGAAAAAATATTCGAAGTTTTGGAATACAGAACCGAGGAAGATTTCTACAAATATTTTGAATACCAATGGGTTAAGCTGAAAACTAAATCAAAATTCGATTTCATTTATAAAACTGAGGTTGAACAATTGGTAAAAGATTTTATCGACCTTGGTTTCCCACAATACACCGTAAACGGAAAAAAATGTTGGATGGAAGTTCCGTTTGACGATTTTAAAAATAAATTTTAA
- a CDS encoding rhomboid family intramembrane serine protease: MFPQITPVTRNIIILNVIFFVGTLLLGNFNINVDALLAGYFPLSPNFRSWQIITHMFMHGSIMHIVFNMLTLYSFGPVLEQVLGQKKFIILYFAAGLGGFVLYNIWNYVEVSQITNFLTSQAYDIHEIYKYADINYSGEMPISSNSEAVRDSAQSLFNILRTPMVGASGAIFGIIAAFSTLFPDAKLMFMFIPFPIKAKYLTPVIIVVSIVLGFGQFSGDNIAHFAHLGGALIGFLYIRNWKKHRDRIQ, from the coding sequence ATGTTTCCACAAATAACACCTGTTACCCGAAATATAATCATCCTGAATGTCATCTTTTTTGTAGGTACATTGTTACTTGGGAATTTTAACATCAATGTTGATGCGCTTTTAGCAGGATATTTTCCCTTATCTCCAAACTTCAGGTCTTGGCAAATTATTACGCATATGTTTATGCACGGAAGTATTATGCATATTGTTTTTAATATGTTGACGCTTTACAGTTTTGGACCAGTTTTGGAGCAGGTTTTAGGACAAAAAAAATTCATTATTCTATATTTTGCTGCAGGTTTAGGTGGTTTCGTTTTGTACAATATTTGGAACTATGTTGAAGTAAGTCAAATCACAAATTTTTTAACTAGTCAAGCTTACGATATCCACGAAATTTATAAGTACGCAGACATTAACTACAGTGGAGAGATGCCAATTTCTTCTAATTCTGAAGCTGTGAGAGACTCTGCTCAAAGTCTTTTTAATATATTGAGAACACCAATGGTTGGAGCCTCAGGCGCAATCTTCGGAATCATTGCAGCGTTTTCTACATTATTTCCAGATGCCAAGTTGATGTTTATGTTTATTCCTTTTCCTATTAAGGCAAAGTATCTAACACCTGTTATTATTGTGGTTTCAATCGTTTTGGGATTTGGACAATTCAGTGGCGATAATATTGCACATTTTGCCCATCTTGGAGGCGCTTTGATTGGTTTTCTTTACATCAGAAACTGGAAAAAACACCGAGACAGAATCCAATAA
- a CDS encoding endonuclease/exonuclease/phosphatase family protein, which produces MGIIRLILTVFHLIIIALLFGTIINAYIPPNVLGFLNLLSLGFPILIIINIILLIFWIITWKKRAVVFLVLSLFFIIPTRRWINFTPTKTETPNLKLISLNGKSGKFGDESIYSFLNSQNADVVLTQEYRSAENLKGFEYFERNFPVVKIQSRFPIVKSGIVETDAKNGRCIYADIRVNEKIIRFVNVYMEPFYLQKDMVRPTKDMNVNEEKAKNILHKLVPTFRKHQSQITPIKSFLDSSPYPIILAGDFNSVPNSYEYYTLSENLEDTFLKVGKGSGTSFHDFKFPLKIDHVFASESIEPISYKVDRSVRISDHFPVIAEFYIK; this is translated from the coding sequence ATGGGAATCATTCGATTAATTTTAACGGTATTTCATCTGATAATTATTGCTCTGCTTTTCGGAACAATAATTAATGCTTACATCCCGCCAAATGTTTTGGGGTTTCTTAATCTTTTATCATTAGGATTTCCGATTCTCATTATTATTAATATTATTTTATTGATATTCTGGATTATTACTTGGAAAAAAAGAGCGGTGGTTTTTCTTGTTTTATCTTTATTTTTTATCATTCCTACGAGACGCTGGATTAATTTCACACCTACGAAAACCGAAACTCCGAATTTGAAATTGATTTCTCTCAATGGGAAATCAGGGAAATTTGGAGACGAAAGCATTTATAGTTTTCTTAATAGTCAAAATGCTGATGTCGTTCTCACACAAGAATATAGAAGTGCTGAAAATCTTAAAGGCTTTGAATATTTTGAAAGAAATTTTCCCGTTGTTAAAATCCAGTCAAGATTTCCGATTGTAAAAAGCGGAATTGTAGAAACTGATGCAAAAAACGGACGTTGCATCTATGCTGATATCAGGGTTAATGAAAAAATTATTCGATTTGTGAATGTTTACATGGAACCTTTTTACTTACAGAAAGATATGGTAAGACCCACTAAAGATATGAATGTGAATGAAGAAAAGGCCAAGAACATTCTGCACAAACTTGTTCCAACTTTCCGAAAACATCAAAGTCAAATTACTCCAATAAAATCATTTTTGGACAGTTCGCCTTACCCAATTATTCTTGCCGGAGATTTCAACTCGGTTCCAAATTCTTATGAATATTACACCTTATCTGAAAATCTGGAAGACACATTTCTAAAAGTCGGAAAAGGAAGCGGAACAAGTTTCCACGATTTCAAATTTCCTCTGAAAATCGACCACGTTTTCGCATCAGAATCCATCGAGCCTATCAGTTATAAAGTAGACAGAAGTGTCAGAATCTCAGACCATTTTCCTGTGATTGCTGAATTTTATATCAAATAA
- a CDS encoding helix-turn-helix transcriptional regulator → MQNFNTIASEINRKAFIQNKETRNLLSRLEKIADTHSELIPQYLYWESVANYAQGKSDLEINSKINSKLKIFDENKFPFENALLLHALALNNAITGNYTDSFTNSLKALIIYKRIGNQLFVARINQLLGIICFRTRNYDMSRQFSKQSLVKALPKAEYYKSAINLYSSQAFDNNGRKIALKELEKLIPVVEKLNDLGLLAVVYLNIGCCYSLENREDLLNIYFGKALNIGNQIDNKSFTTSLLINLGSYALGNSNFEKAESDLDQAEKLSIETGDVEQLSLVYQIKSLIFEKKGNTKEAFIYLKKYNEQKEKILSNSKTIDSYQTYMSTFLASAEKEVVISKQNTMLEKRRFLITLISSIFIILLGSAFLIIFYQKRRQQAIIRESEKESLQKQLLYEKNLKQLQEEKHKELLDAKKREVASYSLMLSSKNTVLKEVLHKAGQANGENQKQIIYDNIIEVVKNNLNTQAESHKFIHHFNEVHPDFFNKLKVICKDLTENNMRMCAYFKMGMTTKQVATILNVSGETVKNGRYRLKKKLMLKEEDSLDDFVRSI, encoded by the coding sequence TTGCAAAATTTTAATACTATTGCTTCTGAAATTAATAGGAAAGCCTTCATCCAAAATAAAGAAACGAGGAATCTTTTATCCAGGTTGGAAAAGATTGCCGATACACATTCTGAGCTAATTCCGCAATATCTATATTGGGAATCGGTGGCTAATTATGCGCAAGGTAAATCGGATTTGGAAATTAATTCTAAAATCAATTCTAAACTCAAGATTTTTGATGAAAATAAATTTCCTTTCGAAAATGCATTGTTGCTTCATGCCCTAGCTTTAAATAATGCTATTACCGGCAATTACACAGATAGTTTTACCAATTCTCTAAAAGCTTTAATAATTTATAAAAGAATAGGAAATCAATTATTTGTGGCCAGGATCAATCAATTACTCGGAATTATCTGCTTTAGGACGAGGAACTATGATATGTCACGCCAGTTTTCTAAGCAGTCCTTGGTAAAGGCGCTTCCAAAAGCAGAATATTATAAGTCTGCTATCAATCTCTACAGCAGTCAGGCTTTTGACAATAATGGTCGCAAAATCGCATTGAAAGAACTGGAAAAATTAATTCCTGTAGTAGAAAAGCTGAATGATTTGGGTCTGTTGGCAGTGGTTTATCTTAATATCGGATGTTGTTATTCTTTGGAAAATCGAGAAGATTTGTTAAATATTTATTTTGGTAAAGCTTTAAATATTGGAAATCAAATTGATAACAAATCGTTTACCACATCTTTGCTAATTAATTTAGGTTCTTATGCCTTGGGAAACAGCAATTTTGAAAAAGCAGAATCAGACCTTGATCAAGCAGAAAAGTTATCTATTGAAACAGGAGACGTAGAACAGTTGTCCTTGGTTTATCAGATTAAATCATTGATTTTTGAGAAGAAAGGTAATACAAAAGAAGCTTTTATCTATCTGAAAAAATACAATGAGCAAAAGGAAAAAATCCTTAGTAACTCTAAAACCATCGATTCTTACCAAACTTACATGTCAACCTTTCTGGCATCGGCGGAGAAAGAAGTCGTGATTTCTAAACAAAATACAATGTTGGAAAAACGTAGATTCCTGATAACTTTGATCTCCTCTATCTTCATTATTCTTTTAGGTTCAGCTTTCCTTATTATTTTCTATCAAAAAAGGCGACAACAAGCAATTATTAGAGAGTCTGAAAAAGAATCGCTTCAAAAACAATTGCTTTATGAGAAAAATTTAAAACAGCTTCAGGAAGAAAAACATAAAGAATTATTGGATGCAAAAAAAAGAGAGGTTGCATCATACTCTTTAATGCTTTCAAGTAAAAACACTGTGCTGAAAGAAGTTCTACATAAAGCTGGTCAAGCCAATGGAGAAAATCAAAAGCAGATAATCTATGACAATATCATAGAAGTGGTGAAAAATAATCTCAATACACAAGCAGAAAGCCACAAGTTCATTCATCATTTTAATGAAGTGCATCCTGATTTTTTTAATAAATTGAAAGTAATATGCAAAGATCTTACAGAGAATAATATGCGGATGTGCGCCTATTTCAAAATGGGGATGACAACAAAGCAGGTGGCTACAATACTGAATGTCTCAGGAGAAACAGTCAAGAACGGGCGCTATCGTCTAAAGAAAAAACTGATGCTGAAAGAAGAAGACAGTCTGGATGATTTTGTGAGAAGTATATAA
- a CDS encoding T9SS type A sorting domain-containing protein yields MQRIKFIFSAFVFLLISFNTKAQFSGSGNGTEQEPYQISNSTQLDEVRNFLGQANSNIHFVVMNDIDLASLIADKYPIVGWEPIGNASDVESTSFYGSFQGNGFTIKNLWFSRTEADNLGLFGVTKDAIINNLNIQLSTSGIIGGNYVGILAGQSEGGSITNVKTFGTITALSYSGGLLGSSTGNTLIQNNSANVIINATGSYVGGLIGESSSLVSDCQSSGEVNTEGDNVGGLIGKTSAEVSGSSSSSNVKNTGGSFTGNFMGGLIGVNQAPVNNSNASGNVTGISTLGGLVGDSYAPISNSYATGNITGRMWVGGLVGASDSVTNSYATGIVYTDQKIGGGLVGQSYGAITSSHASGFVSGSQSLGGLVGVMGGTVSFSYATGNVTQIVSDSTPEGGYVDIGGLAGSSFSNSFIENCFASGDVTATDNTAMYVGGLIGLSNGISNSYAYGTVTGGYSLVGGLAGTTWAPIVNSAALNPWIKSSAEGNLNKIHRLVGDIEFETEVINSYALDNMLVNGAIVTDGTSDFWSGENKSIEEFQKQLTYGNGLNWDFENVWKIRENHGYPYLQSSEYLTSIISSDINNKTWGAVSPMGIVAVNDGLSKTFEFSPADGYEIESVLVDNENIGKPNNYTFSNVIENHTIMLIFKLKQLGTDEIKNKNITVYPNPTADFIYVSGNKKITSLELYNSNGQKVLKTSDSKMDLAPVTVGVYILKIVTENGEISNSKIIKK; encoded by the coding sequence ATGCAAAGAATCAAATTTATTTTTTCAGCATTTGTATTTTTATTGATATCTTTTAATACAAAAGCTCAGTTTTCAGGATCAGGGAACGGAACGGAACAAGAACCTTATCAGATCTCTAACTCAACCCAATTGGATGAAGTCAGAAATTTTCTAGGGCAAGCCAATAGCAATATCCATTTTGTAGTGATGAACGATATTGATTTAGCTTCATTAATCGCCGATAAATATCCCATTGTAGGATGGGAACCAATAGGAAATGCAAGCGATGTGGAATCAACCTCATTTTATGGCTCATTCCAAGGAAATGGATTTACAATTAAAAACCTTTGGTTCTCGAGAACCGAAGCAGATAATCTAGGGTTATTTGGTGTTACCAAAGATGCTATTATCAACAATCTGAATATCCAACTTTCAACCTCTGGCATCATAGGAGGAAATTATGTCGGTATTCTTGCAGGACAAAGCGAAGGAGGCAGTATCACAAATGTAAAAACATTTGGAACAATCACTGCTTTAAGTTATTCCGGTGGACTTTTAGGAAGTTCAACAGGTAATACTTTAATTCAAAATAATTCTGCTAATGTAATCATTAATGCTACAGGTAGCTATGTTGGCGGATTGATTGGGGAAAGCTCATCGCTAGTAAGCGACTGTCAGTCTTCCGGCGAAGTCAATACAGAAGGAGATAACGTAGGTGGATTGATTGGAAAAACATCAGCCGAAGTTTCAGGTTCTAGTTCTTCCAGTAATGTTAAAAATACAGGCGGTTCTTTTACAGGGAACTTTATGGGAGGATTAATTGGTGTTAATCAAGCACCAGTTAATAACTCTAACGCTTCAGGAAATGTAACGGGAATCAGTACACTTGGTGGGTTAGTTGGAGATTCTTATGCACCTATCAGTAATTCTTATGCCACAGGAAACATCACAGGAAGAATGTGGGTTGGTGGTTTAGTCGGTGCTTCTGATTCAGTTACTAATTCCTATGCAACAGGTATCGTTTATACAGACCAAAAGATTGGAGGTGGATTAGTTGGACAATCCTATGGAGCAATTACAAGTAGCCACGCAAGCGGATTTGTGAGCGGAAGTCAATCACTTGGAGGATTAGTTGGGGTTATGGGAGGCACTGTTTCTTTTAGTTATGCGACTGGAAATGTGACGCAAATTGTTTCCGATAGCACTCCGGAAGGAGGTTATGTTGATATAGGAGGTTTGGCAGGCTCTAGCTTCAGTAATTCTTTTATTGAAAACTGTTTTGCTTCTGGTGATGTAACGGCAACTGACAATACTGCGATGTATGTTGGCGGTCTGATAGGACTTAGTAACGGTATTTCTAATAGTTATGCTTATGGAACAGTGACCGGCGGATATTCACTCGTGGGAGGTTTGGCTGGAACTACTTGGGCTCCGATTGTAAATTCTGCAGCTCTTAATCCTTGGATTAAATCTTCAGCAGAAGGAAATCTTAACAAAATCCACAGACTAGTTGGCGATATAGAGTTTGAAACAGAAGTAATTAATAGTTATGCGCTTGATAATATGCTGGTTAACGGTGCAATTGTTACCGATGGTACCAGTGATTTTTGGTCTGGAGAAAATAAATCTATTGAAGAATTCCAAAAACAATTAACGTATGGGAATGGATTGAATTGGGATTTCGAGAACGTTTGGAAAATACGCGAAAACCACGGATATCCTTACCTGCAATCAAGCGAGTATCTTACAAGCATCATCTCTTCTGATATCAATAATAAAACTTGGGGAGCTGTTTCACCAATGGGAATTGTGGCTGTAAATGACGGTTTATCCAAGACTTTCGAATTCTCTCCAGCTGATGGATACGAGATAGAATCCGTTTTAGTAGACAATGAAAACATTGGAAAACCAAATAATTATACTTTTTCAAATGTGATAGAAAATCACACAATAATGTTGATTTTCAAACTAAAACAACTCGGTACAGACGAAATAAAAAACAAAAACATTACTGTTTATCCTAATCCAACTGCAGATTTTATTTATGTTTCTGGAAACAAAAAAATTACATCTCTGGAGCTTTATAACAGCAATGGACAAAAAGTTTTGAAAACTAGCGACAGTAAAATGGATTTAGCTCCCGTAACAGTTGGAGTTTATATCTTGAAAATAGTTACAGAAAATGGTGAAATCTCTAACAGCAAAATCATAAAAAAATAA
- a CDS encoding superoxide dismutase — protein sequence MAFELPKLGYAYDALAPTIDAKTMEIHHSKHHQAYVDNLNNAIAGTDLEGKSLEEIQKTGTDKPAVRNNGGGHYNHSLFWELLTPGGSKEPVGSVKAEIEKIGGFEKFKEDFSNAAKTRFGSGWAWLVKNADGSVVVSSTPNQDNPLMPVADVKGTPILGLDVWEHAYYLNYQNRRPDYVSAFFDVINWDKVEELYNK from the coding sequence ATGGCATTCGAATTACCTAAACTAGGTTATGCATACGATGCGTTGGCACCAACAATCGATGCGAAAACAATGGAAATCCACCATTCTAAGCACCACCAAGCTTATGTGGATAATCTTAATAATGCAATTGCAGGAACAGACCTTGAAGGAAAATCTCTTGAAGAAATCCAAAAAACAGGTACAGATAAACCAGCCGTGAGAAATAACGGAGGCGGACATTACAACCATTCACTTTTCTGGGAACTTTTGACTCCGGGCGGAAGCAAAGAGCCAGTTGGAAGCGTGAAAGCTGAAATCGAGAAAATCGGTGGTTTTGAGAAATTTAAAGAAGATTTTTCTAATGCGGCTAAAACTAGATTTGGTTCTGGTTGGGCTTGGTTAGTTAAAAACGCTGATGGTTCTGTAGTTGTTTCTTCTACTCCGAATCAAGATAACCCACTAATGCCTGTTGCTGATGTAAAAGGAACTCCGATTCTTGGATTGGATGTTTGGGAGCACGCTTACTACCTGAATTATCAAAACAGAAGACCAGATTATGTGTCTGCGTTTTTTGATGTGATTAATTGGGATAAGGTTGAAGAGCTTTATAACAAATAG
- a CDS encoding aminotransferase class V-fold PLP-dependent enzyme, with protein MFDINHIRAQFPILNQQVNGKPLVYLDNAATSQKPISVLETWKKYYETINANVHRGIHTLSQLATEEMELSRQKIQKFINAKHDYEVIFTKGTTEGINLVAYALTNQIKKDDEIIISYLEHHSNIVPWQMLCERTGAKLKVIPMDENGILQIDVLDSFLNEKTKIVSLNQVSNALGIVNPIEQIIEKTRRLSNAYVLIDGAQSAPHFKIDVQKLDCDFFVFSGHKMYAPMGTGILYGKESVLENLHPFHGGGEMIAVCSFEKTTYAGLPFKFEAGTPNVGGNIALGSAVDFINQIGHDSLQIHENELLTYAQKKLLELDGIKIYGEKANRTGVVSFNLEGAGIASDTGMILDKMGIAVRTGHHCTQPIMDFFNIAGTVRASFAVYNTLEEIDILVEGVKKAQRMLV; from the coding sequence ATGTTCGACATCAATCATATCAGAGCACAATTTCCAATTCTGAATCAACAAGTTAACGGTAAACCACTAGTTTACCTGGACAACGCCGCAACTTCTCAAAAACCGATTTCAGTCTTAGAAACTTGGAAAAAATATTACGAAACCATCAACGCCAATGTTCACCGTGGCATCCACACCTTGAGTCAATTGGCGACAGAAGAAATGGAACTTTCCAGACAGAAAATCCAAAAGTTCATCAACGCCAAACACGACTACGAAGTGATTTTCACCAAAGGCACAACAGAAGGAATCAATTTGGTGGCTTATGCATTGACGAATCAAATAAAAAAAGATGATGAGATTATCATTTCCTATCTGGAGCATCATTCCAACATTGTTCCTTGGCAGATGCTTTGCGAAAGAACTGGTGCAAAACTGAAAGTCATTCCAATGGATGAAAACGGAATCCTTCAAATCGATGTTTTGGATTCTTTTCTTAATGAAAAGACTAAAATTGTATCTCTCAATCAGGTTTCTAACGCCTTGGGAATCGTTAATCCAATCGAACAAATCATCGAAAAAACAAGACGACTTTCCAATGCTTACGTTTTGATAGACGGCGCACAATCTGCTCCACATTTTAAAATTGATGTTCAGAAATTGGATTGTGATTTCTTCGTTTTCTCGGGACACAAAATGTACGCACCAATGGGAACTGGAATTCTTTATGGTAAAGAATCTGTTTTGGAAAATCTTCATCCATTCCACGGTGGTGGCGAAATGATTGCAGTTTGCAGTTTCGAGAAAACAACTTATGCCGGCTTGCCTTTCAAATTCGAAGCTGGAACACCTAACGTTGGTGGAAATATCGCTTTGGGTTCAGCTGTTGATTTCATCAATCAAATTGGTCACGACAGTCTTCAAATTCACGAAAACGAACTTCTGACTTACGCTCAGAAAAAACTTCTGGAACTTGACGGAATCAAAATTTATGGAGAAAAAGCCAACAGAACTGGTGTTGTTTCTTTCAATCTGGAAGGCGCAGGAATTGCTTCTGACACAGGAATGATTCTCGACAAAATGGGAATTGCTGTGAGAACCGGACATCATTGTACACAACCAATTATGGATTTCTTCAATATTGCCGGAACTGTTCGTGCAAGTTTTGCAGTTTACAATACTTTGGAAGAAATTGATATCTTGGTCGAAGGTGTGAAAAAAGCACAGAGAATGTTGGTGTAA